In Aedes albopictus strain Foshan chromosome 3, AalbF5, whole genome shotgun sequence, the following are encoded in one genomic region:
- the LOC109406517 gene encoding eukaryotic translation initiation factor 4H, with translation MAGRGGHDNNRYGGERARRPLPTEPPYIAYVGNLPQGVVQGDLNKIFKDYTVKNVRLVKDKETDVFKGFCYVEFETLDELKQALDLDGVIMLNDSFAALRIDIAEQKKNDR, from the exons ATGGCAGGCAGAGGTGGACATGATAATAATAG ATATGGAGGTGAGCGGGCCCGCAGGCCGCTCCCAACGGAACCACCGTACATTGCGTACGTGGGCAATTTACCGCAAGGCGTTGTCCAGGGCGATCTGAACAAGATTTTCAAGGATTACACGGTGAAGAATGTTCGCCTAGTCAAAGACAAGGAAACGGACGTTTTCAAAGGCTTCTGCTATGTGGAGTTCGAAACGCTGGACGAGTTGAAACAGGCCCTGGACCTTGATGGCGTGATCATGCTTAACGACAGCTTCGCTGCGCTGAGAATTGACATTGCGGAGCAGAAAAAGAATGACCGGTAA